The following are encoded together in the Streptomyces rapamycinicus NRRL 5491 genome:
- a CDS encoding GntR family transcriptional regulator, translated as MLSRGLPHGAVPKLERPGPLRERVYEALLELITTRALRPGQHLVESELAGQLGVSRQPVREALQRLNTEGWVDLRPAQGAFVHEPTEEEADQLLTVRTLLEAEAARLAAAGADEAGVAALEDLCAKGERAVLDDDVDGAVAANAEFHAKVMELAGNAVLSELAAQVDRRVRWYYTPVARQRGKQSWIEHRELIAAIAAGDEHGATAVMRAHTEHTRRTYHDRERP; from the coding sequence ATGCTGTCCAGGGGACTGCCGCACGGCGCGGTGCCGAAGCTGGAGCGGCCCGGGCCACTCCGCGAGCGCGTCTACGAGGCGCTGCTCGAACTCATCACCACCCGTGCCCTCCGCCCCGGCCAGCACCTCGTGGAGAGCGAACTCGCGGGCCAGCTCGGGGTCTCCCGCCAGCCGGTGCGCGAGGCCCTCCAGCGGCTCAACACCGAGGGCTGGGTCGATCTGCGGCCCGCCCAGGGCGCGTTCGTCCACGAGCCCACCGAGGAGGAGGCCGATCAGCTCCTTACGGTGCGCACGCTCCTCGAGGCCGAGGCCGCCCGGCTGGCCGCCGCCGGGGCCGACGAGGCCGGTGTCGCCGCCCTGGAGGACCTGTGCGCGAAGGGCGAGCGCGCGGTCCTGGACGACGATGTGGACGGCGCGGTCGCGGCCAACGCCGAATTCCACGCCAAGGTGATGGAACTGGCCGGAAACGCGGTCCTGTCCGAGCTGGCCGCCCAGGTGGACCGCAGGGTCCGCTGGTACTACACCCCGGTCGCCCGCCAGCGCGGCAAGCAGTCCTGGATCGAGCACCGCGAGCTGATCGCGGCCATCGCCGCGGGCGACGAACACGGCGCCACGGCCGTCATGCGCGCCCACACCGAACACACCCGCCGCACCTACCACGACCGCGAGCGTCCCTGA
- a CDS encoding L-lactate MFS transporter, with amino-acid sequence MLTNDRLGPLHRSRTLAPPGWSRWLVPPAALAVHLSIGQAYAWSVFKPPLESSLDLSGTASALPFQLGIVMLGLSAAFGGTLVERNGPRWAMFVSLVCFSSGFLVAALGAATSQYWLVVLGYGFIGGIGLGIGYISPVSTLMKWFPDRPGMATGIAIMGFGGGALIASPWSSKLLEHFGTDNGGIAATFLVHGVTYAVFMALGVLLVRVPPEGWRPAGWEPPQEQGHMISTADVSARNAIRTPQFWFLWVVLCMNVTAGIGILEKAAPMIGDYFKDTDTPVTATAAAGFVALLSAANMAGRLVWSSTSDLIGRKNMYRVYLGVGALMYLAISQLGDSSKPLFVVCALVILSFYGGGFSTVPAYLKDLFGTYQVGAIHGRLLTAWSVAGVLGPYIVNKVADHQEEAGKTGPGLYSLSLTIMIALLIVGFVANELIRPVHPRFHEPAPAAAEPEAAPAEKGGDR; translated from the coding sequence ATGCTCACCAATGATCGTCTCGGCCCGCTCCATCGCTCACGCACCCTGGCCCCACCGGGCTGGAGCCGCTGGCTGGTGCCGCCCGCCGCCCTGGCCGTCCATCTCTCCATCGGCCAGGCCTACGCGTGGAGCGTGTTCAAGCCGCCCCTGGAGTCCTCGCTGGACCTCTCGGGCACGGCCAGCGCGCTCCCCTTCCAGCTGGGCATCGTGATGCTCGGCCTGTCCGCCGCCTTCGGCGGCACGCTCGTGGAGCGCAACGGCCCGCGCTGGGCGATGTTCGTCTCCCTCGTCTGCTTCTCCTCCGGCTTCCTCGTCGCCGCGCTCGGCGCGGCCACCAGCCAGTACTGGCTGGTGGTCCTCGGCTACGGCTTCATCGGCGGGATCGGTCTTGGCATCGGTTACATCTCCCCCGTCTCCACGCTGATGAAGTGGTTCCCCGACCGGCCCGGCATGGCCACCGGCATCGCCATCATGGGATTCGGCGGCGGGGCGCTCATCGCCTCGCCCTGGTCCAGCAAGCTGCTGGAGCACTTCGGCACCGACAACGGCGGCATCGCCGCCACCTTCCTGGTCCACGGCGTGACCTACGCGGTCTTCATGGCCCTCGGCGTACTGCTGGTGCGCGTACCGCCCGAGGGCTGGCGGCCCGCCGGCTGGGAACCGCCGCAGGAGCAGGGGCACATGATCAGCACGGCCGACGTCTCCGCGCGCAACGCCATCCGCACCCCGCAGTTCTGGTTCCTGTGGGTGGTGCTGTGCATGAACGTGACGGCGGGCATCGGCATCCTGGAGAAGGCCGCGCCCATGATCGGCGACTACTTCAAGGACACCGACACCCCCGTGACCGCCACCGCGGCGGCCGGTTTCGTCGCCCTGCTGTCGGCGGCCAACATGGCCGGGCGGCTGGTGTGGTCGTCCACCTCCGACCTCATCGGGCGCAAGAACATGTACCGGGTCTACCTGGGCGTGGGCGCGCTGATGTATCTGGCCATCTCGCAGCTCGGGGACTCCTCCAAGCCCCTGTTCGTGGTGTGCGCGCTGGTGATCCTCTCCTTCTACGGCGGCGGCTTCTCGACCGTTCCGGCGTATCTGAAGGACCTGTTCGGCACCTATCAGGTGGGCGCGATCCACGGGCGGCTGCTCACCGCGTGGTCGGTGGCCGGCGTCCTCGGCCCGTACATCGTCAACAAGGTGGCCGACCACCAGGAGGAGGCGGGGAAGACCGGCCCCGGGCTGTACTCGCTCTCGCTCACCATCATGATCGCGCTGCTGATCGTCGGCTTCGTCGCCAACGAGCTGATACGGCCGGTCCATCCGCGCTTCCACGAACCGGCCCCGGCGGCGGCCGAGCCCGAGGCGGCCCCCGCCGAGAAGGGAGGGGACCGATGA
- a CDS encoding MFS transporter small subunit, translating to MTEPTRNRTALTVAVWAWVVLPFGYGVYELVQKATQLFTD from the coding sequence ATGACCGAGCCCACCAGGAACCGCACCGCGCTGACCGTGGCCGTCTGGGCCTGGGTAGTGCTGCCCTTCGGGTACGGGGTCTACGAACTCGTCCAGAAGGCCACCCAGCTCTTCACCGACTGA
- a CDS encoding 2-dehydropantoate 2-reductase, which produces MKVAVVGAGAIGAFVGAALHRAGAEVHLLARGPHLAALRAGGVVVRSPRPDLDFTAHPAATDDPADIGPVDYVFLGLKATSYAACGPLVHPLLHDRTAVIAAQNGIPWWYFHGLDGPLAGHRIESIDPGGAVSATLPRRRAIGCVVYVATEIEAPGVVRHLEGTRFSIGEPDGSVSRRCLEFSEAMCAGGLKCPVERDLRKDIWIKLLGNISFNPISALARATMGQICRHSDTRALVEAMMRETLAVAAAVGCHPAISIERRLTGAERVGDHKTSTLQDLEKGKPLELDVLLAAVVELAGLTDTPVPTLRAVHALADLLSATSTGAGLPDAA; this is translated from the coding sequence ATGAAAGTCGCAGTAGTCGGTGCCGGTGCGATCGGCGCCTTCGTCGGAGCCGCACTGCACCGCGCGGGCGCCGAGGTCCATCTGCTCGCCCGTGGCCCGCATCTGGCGGCCCTGCGGGCGGGCGGCGTGGTGGTGCGCAGCCCCCGTCCGGACCTGGACTTCACCGCGCATCCGGCCGCCACCGACGATCCGGCCGACATCGGCCCGGTCGATTACGTCTTCCTGGGCCTGAAGGCCACCTCGTACGCGGCGTGCGGGCCGCTCGTACACCCCCTGCTCCATGACCGTACGGCCGTCATCGCGGCCCAGAACGGAATCCCCTGGTGGTATTTCCACGGGCTCGACGGTCCGTTGGCCGGCCACCGGATCGAATCCATCGACCCGGGCGGCGCGGTCTCGGCCACGCTCCCCCGAAGACGCGCGATCGGCTGCGTCGTCTACGTGGCCACCGAGATCGAAGCGCCCGGCGTGGTACGCCACTTGGAGGGCACCCGCTTCTCCATCGGCGAGCCCGACGGCAGCGTCTCCCGGCGCTGCCTCGAGTTCAGCGAGGCGATGTGCGCGGGCGGACTCAAATGCCCTGTCGAGCGCGATCTGCGCAAGGACATCTGGATCAAGCTGCTCGGCAACATCTCCTTCAACCCGATCAGCGCGCTCGCCCGCGCCACCATGGGCCAGATCTGCCGCCACTCCGACACCCGCGCACTCGTCGAGGCGATGATGCGGGAGACGCTCGCCGTCGCCGCCGCCGTCGGCTGCCACCCCGCCATCTCCATCGAGCGGCGGCTGACCGGCGCCGAGCGCGTCGGCGACCACAAGACCTCGACTCTCCAGGACCTGGAGAAGGGCAAGCCACTCGAACTCGACGTACTGCTCGCCGCCGTCGTCGAACTCGCCGGTCTCACCGACACCCCCGTACCCACCCTGCGCGCCGTGCACGCCCTCGCCGATCTGCTCTCGGCGACCAGCACCGGCGCCGGCCTTCCGGACGCCGCATGA
- a CDS encoding molybdopterin oxidoreductase family protein, which produces MARNRQRNRQQKQYPRLTHPLVRDSVSGELRRASWDEALSRAAAGFRAVTAAHGPDAFGMFSCARATNEMNYVAQKFTRVVIGTNNVDSCNRTCHAPSVAGLSAVFGSGGGTSSYGEVEDTDLIVMWGSNARFAHPIFFHHVLKGIHNGARMYAVDPRRTSTAEWAESWLGLNVGTDIPLAHAVGREIIHAGLANRAFIERATTGFEEYAAHVEPWTLSVAEKVTGVPADAIRDLAHAYATAERAQLCWTLGITEHHNGTDNVRALINLSLLTGHIGRYGCGLQPLRGQNNVQGGGDMGAIPNRLPGFQDILDPPVRSKFERAWDVVIQPRYGLNLTEMFEAMEAGELRAVYCVGENPAQSEADTEQAVRRLESLEHLVVQDIFLTRTAELADVVLPATAGWCETEGTTTNSERRVQRVRKAVEPPGEAREDIDIICELARRLGHDWKFEGAEEVWNELRDVSPDHFGMTYERLEEHQGIQWPCPSTDRLEPTYLHSRLWENDPALRGPLAPFGPVKHDPPVDLTDDAFPIRLTTGRRLDSYNTGVQSGGFASPLRRGEYIELCPEDAARYRVEAEERVRVSSRRGSVVAPVWIDPGLRPGLAFMTMHFPDEVDTNSLTIEANCPIAGTAEFKASAIRIEKIPVTAVRS; this is translated from the coding sequence GTGGCCCGTAACCGCCAACGCAACCGACAGCAGAAGCAGTACCCGCGGCTGACCCACCCCCTGGTGCGGGACTCAGTGAGCGGAGAGCTCCGCCGCGCCTCCTGGGACGAGGCGCTCAGCCGGGCCGCCGCCGGGTTCCGGGCCGTGACGGCGGCCCACGGGCCCGACGCGTTCGGCATGTTCTCCTGCGCCCGCGCCACCAACGAGATGAACTACGTGGCCCAGAAGTTCACCCGGGTGGTGATCGGCACCAACAATGTCGACTCCTGCAACCGCACCTGCCACGCGCCCAGCGTCGCGGGGCTGTCCGCAGTCTTCGGCTCCGGCGGCGGCACCTCGTCGTACGGGGAGGTCGAGGACACCGACCTCATCGTGATGTGGGGCTCCAACGCCCGCTTCGCGCACCCGATCTTCTTCCATCACGTCCTCAAGGGCATCCACAACGGCGCCCGGATGTACGCCGTCGACCCGCGCCGCACCTCGACCGCCGAATGGGCGGAGAGCTGGCTGGGGCTGAACGTCGGCACCGACATCCCGCTCGCCCACGCCGTGGGCCGCGAGATCATCCACGCCGGGCTCGCCAACCGGGCCTTCATCGAGCGCGCGACCACCGGCTTCGAGGAGTACGCGGCCCATGTCGAGCCCTGGACGCTGAGCGTCGCGGAGAAGGTCACCGGCGTCCCGGCGGACGCCATCCGCGATCTCGCGCACGCCTACGCCACCGCCGAGCGCGCCCAGCTGTGCTGGACGCTCGGCATCACCGAGCACCACAACGGCACCGACAACGTCCGGGCGCTGATCAACCTCTCCCTGCTGACCGGCCACATCGGCCGGTACGGCTGCGGGCTCCAGCCGCTGCGCGGCCAGAACAACGTCCAGGGCGGCGGCGACATGGGCGCCATCCCCAACCGGCTGCCCGGCTTCCAGGACATCCTGGACCCGCCCGTCCGGTCCAAGTTCGAGCGCGCCTGGGACGTGGTCATCCAGCCGCGCTACGGGCTGAACCTCACCGAGATGTTCGAGGCCATGGAGGCGGGCGAACTGCGCGCCGTCTACTGCGTCGGCGAGAACCCGGCCCAGTCCGAGGCCGACACCGAACAGGCCGTCCGGCGGCTGGAGTCGCTGGAGCACCTGGTGGTGCAGGACATCTTCCTCACCCGGACCGCCGAGCTGGCCGATGTGGTGCTCCCGGCGACCGCCGGCTGGTGCGAGACGGAGGGCACCACCACCAACAGCGAGCGGCGCGTCCAGCGGGTGCGCAAGGCCGTGGAGCCGCCGGGCGAGGCGCGCGAGGACATCGACATCATCTGCGAGCTGGCGCGGCGGCTCGGCCACGACTGGAAGTTCGAGGGCGCGGAGGAGGTGTGGAACGAGCTGCGCGACGTCTCCCCGGACCACTTCGGCATGACCTACGAGCGGCTGGAGGAGCACCAGGGCATCCAGTGGCCCTGCCCCAGCACCGACCGCCTCGAACCCACCTATCTGCACAGCCGCCTGTGGGAGAACGATCCGGCGCTGCGCGGCCCGCTCGCCCCCTTCGGCCCGGTGAAGCACGATCCGCCGGTCGATCTGACCGATGACGCCTTCCCGATCCGGCTCACCACGGGACGGCGCCTGGACTCGTACAACACCGGGGTGCAGAGCGGCGGATTCGCCTCTCCGCTGCGGCGCGGCGAGTACATCGAGCTGTGCCCGGAGGACGCGGCCCGCTACCGGGTGGAGGCCGAGGAACGGGTGCGGGTCTCCTCGCGGCGCGGTTCGGTGGTGGCGCCGGTGTGGATCGATCCCGGGCTGCGGCCGGGGCTCGCCTTCATGACCATGCACTTCCCCGACGAGGTGGACACCAACTCCCTGACGATCGAGGCGAACTGCCCGATCGCGGGGACGGCGGAGTTCAAGGCGTCGGCCATAAGGATCGAGAAGATTCCCGTGACCGCCGTAAGGAGCTGA
- a CDS encoding NADH-ubiquinone oxidoreductase-F iron-sulfur binding region domain-containing protein gives MDLRFGDSKPTDEERAAVDALLGPPESAWEGADDRTDTDLRWARGGREARERRELLLPGLHALNDRVGWISEGGLDYLCRRLTVPPAEGYGVATFYAMFAVKPRPATVVHVCTDLACAAGGSAQVCAELERDVGPAGSAGSGAAWQPSPCLGLCERAPAALAIRAGETPQTAVVAPATAGAVADAASAPHEAAAEPPAAAAVPQACTDGLVLLRRVGVVDPGSLDDYRAHGGYAALRRAFALGPAGVIREVTEAGLVGRGGAAFPTGRKWSATAQQPDHPHYLVCNADESEPGTFKDRVLMEGDPYALIEAMTVAGYATGAHRGYLYLRGEYPRALRRLRTAIDRARSRGFLGKDVMGQGFAFDIEIRRGAGAYICGEETAIFNSIEGQRGEPRSKPPFPVEKGLFGKPTAVNNVETLVNVLPILIEGAPAYARTGTGTSTGTKLFCVSGTVARPGVYELPFGATLRELLELAGPPEALRAVLLGGAAGGFVRPDELDVPLTFEGTRAAGTTLGSGVVLVLDEGVELPRILLRIAEFFRDESCGQCVPCRVGTVRQEEALHRLKDRTGAAAAGDIALLREVGQAMRDASICGLGQTAWNAVESAIDRLGAFK, from the coding sequence GTGGATCTGCGGTTCGGTGACAGCAAGCCCACCGACGAGGAGCGGGCCGCGGTCGACGCGCTGCTCGGCCCGCCCGAGTCCGCATGGGAGGGCGCGGACGACCGTACGGACACGGATCTGCGCTGGGCGCGCGGCGGCCGCGAGGCACGGGAGCGGCGCGAGCTGCTGTTGCCCGGGCTGCACGCCCTCAACGACCGGGTGGGCTGGATAAGCGAGGGCGGCCTGGACTATCTGTGCCGCCGGCTGACGGTCCCTCCGGCCGAGGGCTACGGGGTGGCGACCTTCTACGCGATGTTCGCGGTGAAACCCCGTCCGGCGACCGTCGTCCACGTCTGTACGGATCTGGCGTGCGCCGCCGGGGGCTCCGCCCAGGTGTGCGCGGAACTCGAACGGGACGTGGGCCCGGCGGGCTCGGCGGGGTCCGGGGCCGCCTGGCAGCCCAGCCCGTGCCTGGGCCTGTGCGAACGCGCCCCGGCGGCCCTGGCGATCCGCGCGGGCGAGACTCCGCAGACCGCGGTCGTCGCCCCCGCCACCGCCGGGGCGGTCGCCGACGCGGCGTCGGCGCCGCACGAGGCCGCGGCCGAACCGCCCGCGGCGGCCGCGGTCCCCCAGGCCTGCACCGACGGCCTGGTGCTGCTGCGCCGGGTCGGAGTTGTCGACCCGGGGTCGCTGGACGACTACCGCGCCCACGGCGGATACGCCGCTCTGCGGCGCGCGTTCGCGCTCGGGCCCGCCGGGGTGATCCGGGAGGTGACCGAGGCGGGTCTGGTCGGACGGGGCGGGGCCGCGTTCCCGACCGGGCGGAAGTGGTCGGCCACCGCCCAGCAGCCCGACCATCCGCACTATCTGGTCTGCAACGCCGACGAGAGCGAACCGGGCACCTTCAAGGACCGGGTCCTGATGGAGGGCGATCCCTACGCCCTCATCGAGGCCATGACCGTCGCGGGCTACGCCACCGGGGCCCACCGCGGCTATCTGTATCTGCGCGGCGAGTACCCCCGGGCGCTGCGCCGGCTGCGCACCGCCATCGACCGGGCCCGGTCCCGTGGCTTCCTCGGTAAGGACGTGATGGGCCAGGGGTTCGCGTTCGACATCGAGATCCGGCGCGGCGCGGGTGCGTACATCTGCGGCGAGGAGACCGCGATCTTCAACTCGATCGAGGGGCAGCGCGGTGAACCGCGCAGCAAACCACCCTTCCCGGTGGAGAAGGGGCTGTTCGGCAAGCCGACCGCGGTCAACAACGTGGAGACCCTGGTCAATGTGTTGCCGATTCTGATCGAGGGCGCGCCGGCGTACGCCCGTACCGGCACCGGCACCTCGACCGGCACCAAGCTGTTCTGCGTCTCCGGCACGGTCGCCCGGCCCGGCGTCTACGAGCTGCCGTTCGGGGCGACGCTGCGGGAGCTGCTGGAGCTCGCGGGGCCGCCCGAGGCCCTGCGCGCGGTGCTGCTCGGCGGCGCGGCGGGCGGTTTCGTACGCCCCGACGAACTGGACGTCCCGCTCACCTTCGAGGGCACGCGCGCCGCGGGCACCACGCTCGGCTCGGGGGTCGTGCTGGTGCTGGACGAGGGCGTCGAGCTGCCCCGCATCCTGCTGCGCATCGCGGAGTTCTTCCGCGACGAGTCCTGCGGCCAGTGCGTCCCCTGCCGGGTCGGCACCGTACGGCAGGAGGAGGCGCTGCACCGGCTCAAGGACCGTACGGGCGCCGCCGCGGCCGGGGACATCGCGCTGCTGCGCGAGGTCGGCCAGGCCATGCGGGACGCCTCGATCTGCGGTCTGGGCCAGACCGCCTGGAACGCCGTGGAGTCCGCCATCGACCGCCTGGGAGCCTTCAAGTGA
- a CDS encoding 2Fe-2S iron-sulfur cluster-binding protein has product MTAIPLRPPRRLVDLTLDGEPVRAPEGSTLLDACRAAGKDVPTLCQGDTLTPKNACRVCVVEVEGARTLAPACSRRVEQGMEVRTDTERARHSRKVVLELLASSTDMSTTPRAAEWIEEYGAEPERFGADAARVDEEPKVDNDLYVRDYDKCILCYKCVDACGEQWQNTFAIAVAGRGFDARISTEHDVPLTDSACVYCGNCIEVCPTGALSFKTEFDMREAGTWDEAAQTETTTVCAYCGVGCNLTLHVQENEIVKVTSPHDNPVTHGNLCIKGRFGYQHVQNHAQNRD; this is encoded by the coding sequence GTGACCGCGATACCGCTGCGACCCCCGCGCCGACTGGTCGACCTCACCCTGGACGGCGAGCCGGTCCGCGCCCCGGAGGGCAGCACCCTGCTGGACGCGTGCCGCGCCGCGGGCAAGGACGTCCCGACCCTGTGTCAGGGCGACACGCTCACCCCGAAGAACGCCTGCCGGGTGTGCGTGGTGGAGGTGGAAGGCGCCCGCACCCTCGCCCCCGCCTGCTCCCGCCGGGTGGAGCAGGGCATGGAGGTGCGCACGGACACCGAGCGGGCCCGGCACAGCCGTAAGGTCGTCCTGGAGCTGCTGGCCTCCTCCACCGACATGTCCACGACCCCGCGCGCCGCCGAGTGGATCGAGGAGTACGGGGCCGAGCCGGAACGCTTCGGCGCGGACGCCGCCCGGGTGGACGAGGAGCCGAAGGTCGACAACGACCTGTACGTCCGCGACTACGACAAATGCATCCTCTGCTACAAGTGCGTGGACGCCTGCGGTGAGCAGTGGCAGAACACCTTCGCCATCGCGGTCGCGGGCCGCGGCTTCGACGCCCGGATCTCCACCGAGCACGACGTGCCCCTCACCGACTCCGCGTGCGTCTACTGCGGCAACTGCATCGAGGTCTGCCCGACCGGCGCCCTGAGCTTCAAGACGGAGTTCGACATGCGGGAGGCCGGGACGTGGGACGAGGCGGCCCAGACGGAGACGACCACGGTGTGCGCCTACTGTGGTGTGGGCTGCAACCTCACCCTCCATGTGCAGGAGAATGAGATCGTGAAGGTCACCTCGCCGCACGACAATCCCGTCACCCACGGGAACCTGTGCATCAAGGGCCGTTTCGGGTACCAGCACGTACAGAACCACGCACAGAACCGGGACTGA
- the fdhD gene encoding formate dehydrogenase accessory sulfurtransferase FdhD, translating into MGRVTERRRVIRIRDGAVSTRPDTLVAEEPLEIRLNGKPLAITMRTPGDDFALAAGFLVSEGVLGRADELANIVYCAGATQDGSNTYNVVDVTLAPGVPVPDITLERNVYTTSSCGLCGKASLDAVRTTARWPLADGLEDAGGSAVRLDPETLSVLPDRLRAAQRVFDRTGGLHAAALFSPDGELLDLREDVGRHNAVDKLVGRALQQGLLPLSGSVLMVSGRASFELAQKAVMAGIPVLAAVSAPSSLAVDLAAETGLTLVGFLRGTSMNVYAGEQRLALRTAVGGA; encoded by the coding sequence ATGGGACGGGTCACCGAGCGACGCCGCGTCATCCGCATCCGGGACGGGGCGGTCAGCACCCGGCCGGACACCCTCGTGGCGGAGGAGCCGCTGGAGATCCGGCTGAACGGCAAACCACTGGCCATCACCATGCGCACTCCGGGCGACGACTTCGCCCTCGCCGCCGGATTCCTGGTGAGCGAGGGCGTCCTCGGGCGCGCGGACGAGCTGGCGAACATCGTCTACTGCGCGGGCGCCACCCAGGACGGTTCCAACACCTACAACGTGGTGGACGTGACGCTGGCCCCGGGCGTACCGGTCCCGGACATCACGCTGGAGCGCAATGTCTACACGACCTCGTCCTGCGGTCTGTGCGGCAAGGCCAGCCTGGACGCGGTCCGGACGACCGCGCGCTGGCCGCTGGCGGACGGCCTCGAGGACGCCGGGGGCTCCGCCGTCCGGCTCGACCCGGAGACGCTCTCCGTACTCCCTGACCGGCTCCGCGCGGCGCAGCGCGTCTTCGACCGGACCGGCGGTCTGCACGCGGCGGCGCTGTTCAGCCCGGACGGCGAGCTGCTGGACCTGCGGGAGGACGTGGGGCGGCACAACGCGGTGGACAAGCTGGTGGGACGGGCACTCCAGCAGGGCCTGCTGCCGCTGTCGGGATCGGTGCTGATGGTCTCGGGGCGCGCCTCCTTCGAACTGGCACAGAAGGCCGTGATGGCGGGGATCCCGGTGCTGGCGGCGGTGTCGGCGCCCTCCTCGCTGGCCGTGGATCTGGCGGCGGAGACGGGGCTGACCCTGGTCGGCTTCCTCCGCGGCACCTCGATGAACGTGTACGCGGGAGAGCAGCGGCTCGCCCTGCGGACAGCGGTCGGCGGGGCCTGA
- a CDS encoding TetR/AcrR family transcriptional regulator codes for MARTKEFDPEAALQSALELFWQRGYEATSMADLVDYLGIGRASIYATFGSKHELYLKAMDRYAETRDPPLLAELSQPGPALPAVRAVVRRFAEEAASPEMRLAGCLVTNTAAELAPHDPAAARRVELSWDRVETPLYSALIRAQAQGELPEDRDPRALARMLFVLLQGLRVVGKASDDPARVRDAAEQALALLD; via the coding sequence ATGGCCAGAACGAAGGAATTCGATCCGGAGGCCGCCCTGCAGTCGGCTCTCGAGCTGTTCTGGCAGCGCGGCTATGAAGCGACCTCGATGGCGGACCTCGTCGACTATCTCGGCATCGGCCGCGCCAGTATCTACGCGACCTTCGGCAGCAAGCACGAGCTGTACCTGAAGGCTATGGACCGCTATGCGGAGACGCGCGACCCGCCCCTGCTGGCCGAGCTGTCCCAGCCCGGCCCGGCGCTGCCCGCGGTGCGGGCGGTGGTGCGCCGTTTCGCCGAGGAGGCCGCCTCCCCGGAGATGCGGCTGGCCGGCTGCCTGGTGACCAACACGGCGGCCGAGCTGGCGCCGCACGACCCGGCGGCGGCCCGCCGGGTGGAGCTCAGCTGGGACCGCGTGGAGACCCCGCTGTACTCCGCACTGATACGGGCCCAGGCCCAGGGGGAGCTCCCCGAGGACCGCGATCCCCGCGCGCTGGCACGGATGCTGTTCGTGCTGCTGCAGGGGCTGCGGGTGGTCGGCAAGGCGTCGGACGACCCGGCCCGGGTGCGGGACGCGGCGGAGCAGGCGCTGGCACTGCTGGACTGA